AGAGAAAGAGTAGATTAATTATATAACAAAACCCAGCCATTCATGGCTGGGTTTATTGCTGATACTGAGAAGATTAGTTCTATTCGGCATTCATCCACTGTTCATAAAGTGTATCTAATTGCTGCTGAATCTCATCTCGTTCCTGCTGCAGAAGAAATAACTGATCTGCATTCCTAGAAATCTCTGGATTAAGCATCTGATGATCAAGCTGTTGAAGCTCATCTTCAGCTTTAGCAATTTGCGATTCCCAAGAAACAAGTGAGGAAGCTGAATTTCGTTTGTCGCTTGCTTTTGACGATTTTTTTGTATCCCCTGCATCTTTTGTATCGATAGAGGAGTTAGTTGTTATTCCCTGAGAATGGTTAGTTGCCAGTTTAGCTCTTTCTTCTTTATAATCCTCGAAATTGCCTGCAACGACGTGTAATTCTCCTTGTTCTAATACCCATATTTTACGTGCCATCCGATTAATGAAGTAGCGGTCATGAGATACGGCTAACAGCGTGCCAGAGAATTCCTCTAAGGCTTCTTCAAGCGCCTCTCTAGAATCAATATCTAGGTGATTTGTCGGCTCATCTAGGATGAGAAGATTAGGCATCATGTACATGAGGATGGCGAAACGTAATCGGGTCCATTCCCCACCAGATAAGGCATGAACATCTTTGAACACATCTGAGCCATAGAAGAGGAAACGAGCTAATTGACCCCGCGCTTCTCCCTCTTCCATCCCAACCTCTTCTTTGAAGTATTGGAGTACATTTTGTTTGCCACCTTGGGGCGTTTGTTCTTGTGCTAAGTAGCCGATACTTACACGTGAACCAATCGTTACTTCGCCGCTTGTCGGAGATTCCTGATCTAGAATGAGTTTTAAAAGGGTGCTTTTACCGCTTCCGTTATTCCCAAGTAACATAGTGGCTTCACCATACCGTAGTGTCTCGTTAAGATTATGGAAAAGAGTACGGTTACCGTATGATTTACTAAGCTTAGAAATCATTAATACTTGCTTTCCTGAGCGATCTTCTTGCTGCAATTGTAAGTCCATGGATTTCCGCTCTAGTATAGGACGTTTCAATTTTTGTATTCGATCTAGAGCCTTCTGCATAGAGGCAGCTCGGCGATGGAAAGCGGGATTGGGTGGATTAGAACGGTTACCCCAATCAATCAGCTGTTTAATCGATTCCTGCATCTTTTTAATTTTTTTCTGTTGTTCCTGGTAGTCAGCGAACTGTTGTAGCAATCTCGCTTCTTTTTCCTTCTGATATCCACTGTAATTACTATGATAGGAGATCGCTTCACCATCTTCGATCTCAATAACCTTAGTCACAACATGATCAAGAAAGTAGCGATCATGGGATATTGTAATGATAGTACCCATGTAGCTAAGGAGAAACTGTTCAAGCCATTCAATGGCCGACATGTCAAGGTGATTGGTGGGTTCGTCTAGCAACAGTACATCAGGATTTTCTAAAAGCAGTGTTGCGAGTCCAACCTTAGTCTTCTCTCCCCCGGATAAGGAAGTGAAGAGTCGATCATATTGCTCTACCGGAATACCAAGTCCACTGGCTATACGGTCAATCGTTGCATCCATTTCATAACCGCCAGCTTCTTCAAATTTTTCTTGTAGACGTCCATATTCCTGAAGCCATTGATCATAATCGGATTGATTTCCGGTGTGGACGGGTTCTGCCGCCATCCATCGTTCGAGCTCACTCATCCGCACTTGCCATTCGATGGGTAACGCAAAACTCTTCTGTAATTCATCGTATACGGTATTATTAACTGTTTCAGTAGGAACTTGAGCTAGGAAGCCGATTCGGGCCCCTTTACGGATAGAGATTTGCCCCTGATCTGGAGATTCGTTTCCTTTGAGTAGGTGAAAGAGGGTCGTCTTTCCACAACCATTTCGGCCGATTAGCCCTACTTTTTCTCCTGCACGTATATCTATTGTAATGTCGCTTAGAACTAGCTCGGCGCCGTGGTATTTTTGGATATTTTTACATTGAATCATCATTATATTTATCCTCCATTAATGCCCGAAACCATAACCAAAAAGCCGCAGGGAAATGTCCCTGCGGCTAGACGTGACAACGTTTCTTCCCGTTGAAGTCAAGGTAGGAGTGGCATTTCGCAATTTTGTGGTGAATTTAGATCATTGTAAATAGACAGACTTGTAGCGTCAGTCATTACTTTATAAAAAATGCCAAACAATGCCATTGGCAACTGGCTGATCATTTCATTCACAAAATTGGTTTTCACTCCTACTTCACCTCCCTTTAAATAAACTATGTACATTTTATATCGTATACTGATATAAATCAAGACATATTGTGACTGTATTCGTGGGAAAAGTATAAGAATGCCTATAAATCTGAACAATTAGATTGGAATTGAAGCATCGCTCCGTATATAATAGAAACGCAGAAGATATAGACAACATGCTATGACAACTCAAGAAATTAGGAGGAACCCATGACACAACAAATAACAATCGGGATTGTAGGATACGGTAACTTGGGTAGAGGAGTAGAGAAAGCGATTCGACAAAACCCAGATATGAAGCTTGCTGCGGTATTTACTCGTCGTGAACCTCAAGGGGTATCTGCTTCGGTTCCCGTTCTACACATTTCAGAAGCCGAGAAATATATCGGCAAGATCGATGTAATGATTCTATGTGGCGGTTCAGCAACAGATTTACCTGAACAGGGTCCATATTTTGCAAAAGGATTTAATACGGTCGATAGTTTTGATACACATGCGCTAATTCCACAGTATTTCGAAACTGTAGATGCTGTTGCTCAAGAAGCAGGACATGTTAGTGTTATATCTACAGGCTGGGATCCAGGGTTGTTCTCACTTAACAGAATGCTTGCAGAAGCTATCTTGCCTGAAGGTAAAGAGTATACATTCTGGGGGCGTGGTGTTAGCCAAGGGCACTCTGATGCGATTCGTCGTGTTGAGGGTGTTACGCATGGCGTTCAGTACACCATTCCTGTGGAAGAAGTTGTAGCCAAGGTTCGTGAGGGTCTGAATCCTCAGTTATCTACCCGTGATAAACATTTACGTGAATGTTTCGTTGTTGCTCAAGAAGGGGCAGATCTAAGTCGGATTGAGCAAGAAATCAAACAAATGCCAAATTATTTTGCGGATTATGATACAATCGTTCATTTCATTAGCGAAGAGGAACTGAAGAAGAACCATTCAGCCATGCCGCATGGAGGAACGGTTTTACGCAGTGGAATTACAGGAGACAACAATACACAAATTATTGAATTTGGATTGAAGCTTGATAGTAACCCTGAGTTTACAGCAAGCGTTCTAGTTGCTTATGCTCGCGCGGCATACAAACTGGCGGGTCAAGGACAGGTTGGAGCTAAAACTGTTTTTGATATTCCATTCGGATTGTTATCACCGAAATCGGCGGAACAGTTACGTAAAGAACTTCTTTAGTCTCTAATTCTAGATTCAACAAAGAGGACACATGCTAGCAATGGCAGCATGTGTCCTCTTTATTATGGTTTAGTAGGAGGGGATGGATTAGAAATGACATAAGAACATTTACTTCCACCTGTCGCTAAACATTCCGTTCGGTTTACGTCGACTTGGAGTATGGATTTGAATAAATCCAATTCACAGTGGCAAGCATGATTATACTCATTAGCGATATGGGATATAGGACAGTTATGTTCTTGAATCACAAAATCGCCATTCTCACGTTCTTCGTATTCTGCCATATAGCCATTCTCATTCTGAAGTTTCGTTAGTTGGAGCACTTTCTCCGAAAGACTAAGACCTTCCATAGTCGTCGCATACTTAGACTGAAGCTTGCTTTTACGCCGGTCAAAAAGGGTCTTTATCATATCCACGCCAGACTCCTGCGCTAGTTCACCTAATAAATCTAAAGTTAGTGTATGGTAGGTTTTGGGGAAGAATCCTTCTGCTAACTCGCTTAAGCGATAAGCAGCCGTAGGCCGCCCCATCGTTTGGCGAATCATACTCGTTTCTAAATATCCATCCCGTTCAAGTGTTGCTAGATGTCGTCGTACAGCCATTTCAGTAATCTGGAGTTCATTGGTAATGTCTTTGGCCGTTAGGGGTGCTTTCGTCTTCAACATGTGCACAATTTGTTCCCGAGTGGAGAGTTCAATTGTTCTGTTCATATGAGAGCCCTCCATTCTTCATCATTGTTTCTGAGCAGCCAATGCCATATATGTTTCTTCACATTGATCTGAGCAGAATCCATGATGCTCCTTCTCACACGCTTCACAACATACATGTTGTAGATGACAGTTATCATAAGTACAATCGATATACCGGTCTTCCGCAGTGCCACAATGATGACATTTACCAACAATAATATCTTCATCTGTACGATTAATAGGTACGGATACACGTTCATCGAATACGTAACATTTACCGTCAAATAGTCTACCTTTAACTTCAGGGTCTTTTCCGTAAGTTACGATACCGCCTTCTAATTGTGAAACATCATTAAATCCTTCATTCATAAGGAAGCCGGTTAGTTTCTCACAACGTATACCACCTGTACAGTACGTTAGTACTTTTTTATCTTTGTATTGGGTTAAATTGTTACGAATCCATTCTGGAAACTCACGAAATGAATCCACATCTGGACGAATAGCATTGCGGAAGTGTCCTATATTGTATTCATAATCATTCCGACCATCGATAACAACGACATCCTCTTGTTGAAGTTCTTCGTAGAATTCTACAGGAGATAGCCTTTTGCCGCTTAGTTGGTTGGGGTCTAACGGTTCTTCATAACGAAACGTGACAAGCTCTTGCTTGTGACGTACGAAAATCTTTTTGAAAGCATGCTCGTCGGATTCATCTATTTTGAATACCATGTTTGCGAATAGAGGATTAGCAAGCATATCTTTCATGTATTGATCCGTTTGTTCCACAGTTCCAGATAGGGTACCATTAATACCTTCTTCGGCTATTAAGATACGACCCTTAACGCCTAGATCTTTACAATACTGTAGGTGTTCCATCGTAAACTGTGCTGGATCAGCTATGTTAACGAATTTGTAATATAATAATATGCGATATTGATGTTGCTCTTGAGCCATACATAATCACCTTGCCTAATAGAATTTTGTATACTAATTGTAGATGAACTTCGCGCACTTAGTCAATATAGAAGTATAATAAGTATAAAAATGGAACACAAATCGTATGACGCGATTTTCATGCATTCAGTATGTTATACTTATCGAATTCTCTAAAAAGGGAATTATAATATGAAGTACGTTTTAAAAATATATAACACATAGGAGTTGAATCATCGTGGAAATTTTTCTGGATATATTAGTATTGCTAGCTATTATAGGTATTTCTAATATATTGAATCGTTTTGTTCCATTTATCCCTGTTCCACTAATTCAGATTACGTTAGGAATTGGGGTTGTACTTATCCCTCGAGGCATACATATGACTTTGAATCCAGAGTTGTTCTTATTACTATTCATAGCACCGCTGTTGTTCAATGACGGCTTAAGGACGCCAAGGAAAGAACTTTGGAATTTACGTGCCTCAATACTTATGCTTGCTTTGGGTCTCGTATTTGCAACCGTGTTGATTATAGGTTATATGATTCATTGGATGATTCCTTCGATCCCGTTGCCAGCTTCGTTCGCTCTGGCTGCTATTTTATCACCAACAGATGCAGTGGCTGTAGGAGCTATGGCAGGTCGGGCTAACTTACCCAAAAAAATTATGCGTTTACTTGAAGGGGAAGCACTGATGAACGACGCTTCGGGCCTAGTTGCTTTTAAATTTGCAATTGCAGCTATGGTTACGGGGGTGTTCTCTCTAGGAAATGCTACATTTAGTTTCATCATTATAGCTGTAGGCGGACTTATCGTAGGGGCAATTATTTCTCTCTTAATTATTTGGCTGAGAGTGTTTCTACGTCGGCTTGGTATGGAAGATATTACGATGCACATGTTGATTCAAATTTTAACACCCTTCATTATTTATATCATTGCTGAAGAGCTTGGAATGTCAGGCATATTAGCAGTGGTAGCTGGGGGAATTGTCCATGCTGTTGAAAGAGATAGAATAGAAACTTCTGCAACGATGAAATTGAGAATTGTATCCGAGAGCACATGGTCGATTATTATTTATATTTTGAATGGGCTAGTGTTTGTCCTGTTGGGATTACAGATTCCAGATGTCACCCGAGTCATTTTTGAAAGTAGTGCGTTCGATAACATGCAGGTTATCGGATATATTGTTGTCATAACGCTGGCTTTAGTGTTACTTCGATTTGCTTGGGTATATATCTTCTCTAAGGGAACATGGGCTTTTGGGAAAAGAGAAGAGTTAGACAAGCCGACATTATTGTCCGCTGTATTAACATCATTATCTGGAGTACGGGGAGCGGTAACTTTAGCAGGGGCTTTTTCCATCCCTCTTTTACTACAGGATGGGAGTCCATTTCCTGAGCGTGATTTAATCATTTTTATTGCATCAGGAGTGATACTGGCAACCTTAGTGATCGCAAGTGTGACATTACCCCTCTTCTCCAAAAAAACGGAGGTTACGGAAGTAGAGGGTACGGATCATCTGGAGCAGATTTCTAAAGTTAAGATTATGAAGGCAGCCATTCATGGAATTAGGCAAGAAATAAATGATGATAATGAAGCTGCAGCTTTATCTGTTATAGCAGATTACAATAAGAAATTGAGACAAATGGCCAGTAAAGAAATAATGGAGTCCTCTAACTCTAACTCCAAATTTAGACAATCACTCTTTGATGTTAGACTGATTGGTTTACAGGCTGAGCGTGATGAAATGGAGAGATTATTAGCGACAGAAGTTGTTTCGAAAGAGGTAGCTGATCAATTCGAAGAGGCTATTGACCAAATGGAAATGATGTTATCTAATCAAATGAAGATGAGGCTTTTGATATCAATGTTCAGAATTAGACGTCTTATTCTCAATATGGTGCATACGGATAAAGGAAGAAAGTCACAAGATGATATTAACTCTTTAAAAGAAGTCAAAATTAAGACCTCTCATGCGGCA
The nucleotide sequence above comes from Paenibacillus sp. IHBB 10380. Encoded proteins:
- the trhO gene encoding oxygen-dependent tRNA uridine(34) hydroxylase TrhO, with translation MAQEQHQYRILLYYKFVNIADPAQFTMEHLQYCKDLGVKGRILIAEEGINGTLSGTVEQTDQYMKDMLANPLFANMVFKIDESDEHAFKKIFVRHKQELVTFRYEEPLDPNQLSGKRLSPVEFYEELQQEDVVVIDGRNDYEYNIGHFRNAIRPDVDSFREFPEWIRNNLTQYKDKKVLTYCTGGIRCEKLTGFLMNEGFNDVSQLEGGIVTYGKDPEVKGRLFDGKCYVFDERVSVPINRTDEDIIVGKCHHCGTAEDRYIDCTYDNCHLQHVCCEACEKEHHGFCSDQCEETYMALAAQKQ
- the abc-f gene encoding ribosomal protection-like ABC-F family protein codes for the protein MMIQCKNIQKYHGAELVLSDITIDIRAGEKVGLIGRNGCGKTTLFHLLKGNESPDQGQISIRKGARIGFLAQVPTETVNNTVYDELQKSFALPIEWQVRMSELERWMAAEPVHTGNQSDYDQWLQEYGRLQEKFEEAGGYEMDATIDRIASGLGIPVEQYDRLFTSLSGGEKTKVGLATLLLENPDVLLLDEPTNHLDMSAIEWLEQFLLSYMGTIITISHDRYFLDHVVTKVIEIEDGEAISYHSNYSGYQKEKEARLLQQFADYQEQQKKIKKMQESIKQLIDWGNRSNPPNPAFHRRAASMQKALDRIQKLKRPILERKSMDLQLQQEDRSGKQVLMISKLSKSYGNRTLFHNLNETLRYGEATMLLGNNGSGKSTLLKLILDQESPTSGEVTIGSRVSIGYLAQEQTPQGGKQNVLQYFKEEVGMEEGEARGQLARFLFYGSDVFKDVHALSGGEWTRLRFAILMYMMPNLLILDEPTNHLDIDSREALEEALEEFSGTLLAVSHDRYFINRMARKIWVLEQGELHVVAGNFEDYKEERAKLATNHSQGITTNSSIDTKDAGDTKKSSKASDKRNSASSLVSWESQIAKAEDELQQLDHQMLNPEISRNADQLFLLQQERDEIQQQLDTLYEQWMNAE
- a CDS encoding diaminopimelate dehydrogenase — protein: MTQQITIGIVGYGNLGRGVEKAIRQNPDMKLAAVFTRREPQGVSASVPVLHISEAEKYIGKIDVMILCGGSATDLPEQGPYFAKGFNTVDSFDTHALIPQYFETVDAVAQEAGHVSVISTGWDPGLFSLNRMLAEAILPEGKEYTFWGRGVSQGHSDAIRRVEGVTHGVQYTIPVEEVVAKVREGLNPQLSTRDKHLRECFVVAQEGADLSRIEQEIKQMPNYFADYDTIVHFISEEELKKNHSAMPHGGTVLRSGITGDNNTQIIEFGLKLDSNPEFTASVLVAYARAAYKLAGQGQVGAKTVFDIPFGLLSPKSAEQLRKELL
- a CDS encoding helix-turn-helix transcriptional regulator — protein: MNRTIELSTREQIVHMLKTKAPLTAKDITNELQITEMAVRRHLATLERDGYLETSMIRQTMGRPTAAYRLSELAEGFFPKTYHTLTLDLLGELAQESGVDMIKTLFDRRKSKLQSKYATTMEGLSLSEKVLQLTKLQNENGYMAEYEERENGDFVIQEHNCPISHIANEYNHACHCELDLFKSILQVDVNRTECLATGGSKCSYVISNPSPPTKP
- a CDS encoding Na+/H+ antiporter — encoded protein: MEIFLDILVLLAIIGISNILNRFVPFIPVPLIQITLGIGVVLIPRGIHMTLNPELFLLLFIAPLLFNDGLRTPRKELWNLRASILMLALGLVFATVLIIGYMIHWMIPSIPLPASFALAAILSPTDAVAVGAMAGRANLPKKIMRLLEGEALMNDASGLVAFKFAIAAMVTGVFSLGNATFSFIIIAVGGLIVGAIISLLIIWLRVFLRRLGMEDITMHMLIQILTPFIIYIIAEELGMSGILAVVAGGIVHAVERDRIETSATMKLRIVSESTWSIIIYILNGLVFVLLGLQIPDVTRVIFESSAFDNMQVIGYIVVITLALVLLRFAWVYIFSKGTWAFGKREELDKPTLLSAVLTSLSGVRGAVTLAGAFSIPLLLQDGSPFPERDLIIFIASGVILATLVIASVTLPLFSKKTEVTEVEGTDHLEQISKVKIMKAAIHGIRQEINDDNEAAALSVIADYNKKLRQMASKEIMESSNSNSKFRQSLFDVRLIGLQAERDEMERLLATEVVSKEVADQFEEAIDQMEMMLSNQMKMRLLISMFRIRRLILNMVHTDKGRKSQDDINSLKEVKIKTSHAAISAINKHINDDNRKVSLLIIAQYNRTIDRMCSREFEQLQEDEEYQKHRVELQFKAIQIERDEVQNMFEAGTISREVANELRQFINYLEAGMLEEDEED